In one window of Candidatus Scalindua sp. DNA:
- a CDS encoding YdiU family protein, translating into MNFSNTYACLNEVFYEKTRPTRVLDPHLFLWNSSLAEQLMIPDELKNDPVALAQVFSGNHIMPGSEPIATVYAGHQFGNFVPQLGDGRAHLLGEVLDRFGQRWDIQLKGSGPTLFSRGMDGRCAIGPAVREFIMSEAMSALGVPTTRCLAVVTTGEPVFRETPLPEAIVTRVASSHLRIGTFQFFAAQGDHQALKTLCSYTIERHYPELQEEGPNQYILFIDKVIERVIQLVVEWMRVGFIHGVMNTDNISISGETIDYGPCAMMGTYDPQTVYSSIDTMGRYAFGKQPGIAQWNIERFIECLLPLINADTNKAIDRVGPIITEFPNRFEQVYMKMIGKKLGLASFQQEDQKLIFSILDQLKKRRLDYTVTFDLLTKSLMSEAATSQMKSELGECFDFWKKRLNEQDATSQEVQELMRKHNPVVIPRNHHVEAVIQECEQTGDVTLVKKFLKVLRSPYEELEQTSQYQDLPSDGDKDYQTFCGT; encoded by the coding sequence ATGAATTTTTCAAATACTTACGCATGTTTGAATGAAGTTTTTTACGAGAAAACACGTCCTACACGTGTTCTGGACCCACACCTTTTTTTGTGGAATTCCAGCTTAGCTGAACAGCTAATGATTCCAGATGAACTGAAAAATGACCCGGTTGCTTTGGCACAAGTTTTCTCAGGAAACCACATTATGCCCGGATCAGAACCCATTGCAACTGTCTATGCAGGACACCAGTTTGGCAACTTTGTTCCCCAACTTGGAGACGGAAGAGCACATCTACTCGGAGAAGTGCTCGATCGATTCGGTCAAAGGTGGGACATTCAACTGAAAGGTTCCGGTCCGACCTTATTTTCCAGAGGAATGGATGGCCGTTGTGCTATTGGCCCAGCTGTTCGAGAGTTCATAATGAGTGAGGCCATGAGTGCTTTAGGTGTTCCGACAACGCGTTGTTTGGCAGTTGTCACTACGGGTGAACCGGTTTTCCGTGAAACTCCATTACCAGAAGCTATCGTGACACGAGTTGCTTCAAGTCATTTGCGTATTGGTACTTTTCAGTTCTTTGCGGCTCAAGGTGATCATCAAGCCCTCAAGACTCTGTGTAGTTATACGATTGAACGTCACTATCCAGAGTTGCAGGAAGAGGGACCGAATCAATATATTCTGTTTATCGATAAGGTTATCGAAAGAGTGATTCAACTTGTCGTTGAGTGGATGAGGGTCGGGTTTATTCACGGTGTCATGAATACGGACAACATATCTATTTCCGGAGAAACCATCGACTATGGCCCTTGTGCCATGATGGGGACCTATGATCCGCAGACCGTTTATAGTTCGATTGATACTATGGGACGATATGCTTTTGGCAAACAGCCTGGAATTGCACAATGGAACATAGAACGATTCATCGAATGTCTGTTACCACTCATTAACGCTGACACGAATAAAGCAATAGATCGGGTCGGACCTATTATTACAGAGTTTCCTAACCGGTTTGAGCAAGTATATATGAAAATGATAGGAAAGAAGCTTGGACTGGCATCTTTTCAACAAGAGGATCAGAAACTTATATTTTCTATTCTGGACCAACTCAAGAAGAGGAGGTTAGACTATACTGTCACTTTCGATCTCTTGACAAAATCATTGATGTCTGAAGCTGCAACTTCTCAGATGAAGAGTGAACTAGGGGAGTGTTTTGACTTTTGGAAAAAGCGATTAAACGAGCAAGACGCAACTTCTCAAGAGGTGCAAGAACTTATGAGAAAACACAATCCTGTGGTAATCCCGAGGAACCATCATGTCGAAGCAGTAATTCAAGAGTGTGAGCAGACCGGTGATGTTACGTTGGTCAAGAAATTTCTCAAAGTACTTCGATCTCCTTATGAAGAGCTGGAACAAACATCCCAGTATCAAGACTTGCCGAGTGATGGCGATAAGGATTATCAAACTTTCTGTGGAACATGA
- a CDS encoding DNA adenine methylase encodes MNYPGGKGGVFQKLINLMPPHDVYIETHLGGGAVIRNKRPARSNFGIEIDSEVVEMWTNMHPIGFELVHDDAINYLNNYHFTGKELVYCDPPYLRETRKKYGRLYKYDYSRAQHIELLEVLKTLPCMVMISGYESTLYKESLRSWQTHSFQAVCHHGVATEWLWMNYSVPVGLHDYRYLGNNFRERERIKRKTKRWTAKLKSMPVLERQALLFAIDVFRER; translated from the coding sequence ATGAATTATCCAGGCGGCAAAGGAGGTGTATTCCAAAAGTTAATCAATCTTATGCCACCCCATGATGTCTACATAGAGACTCATTTGGGTGGTGGCGCTGTTATACGGAACAAACGACCTGCCAGGAGTAATTTTGGGATAGAAATTGACTCGGAAGTTGTTGAGATGTGGACAAATATGCATCCAATAGGTTTTGAACTGGTCCATGATGACGCAATTAATTATCTGAATAATTATCATTTCACAGGAAAAGAACTGGTATATTGTGACCCACCATATCTTCGCGAGACAAGGAAAAAGTATGGACGGCTATATAAATATGACTATAGCCGTGCGCAGCACATCGAACTTTTGGAAGTTTTGAAAACTCTTCCCTGCATGGTGATGATATCCGGTTACGAGTCAACCTTATACAAAGAATCATTGCGTAGCTGGCAGACACATTCTTTTCAGGCCGTCTGTCATCATGGCGTAGCAACGGAGTGGTTATGGATGAACTATAGTGTTCCGGTAGGACTGCACGACTATCGTTATCTTGGCAATAACTTTCGTGAGCGGGAACGGATAAAGAGGAAGACCAAAAGGTGGACAGCGAAACTTAAATCCATGCCTGTATTAGAACGTCAGGCGTTACTATTCGCCATAGATGTATTCAGGGAGCGATAG
- a CDS encoding DoxX family protein, whose protein sequence is MIFHKLDKHRDKGLLILRVGIGIMFMCHGFPKLTAGQEVWTKLGGALSAVGINFAPAFMGFMAAISEFGGGLLLVLGLFTRPACLFLLSTMVVATLMHVKNGDPFIKYSHALESAILFFSLLFIGPGKISLDEKLFKNKENT, encoded by the coding sequence ATGATTTTTCATAAACTTGACAAACATCGTGATAAAGGCCTTCTCATTTTGAGGGTTGGCATTGGTATAATGTTTATGTGTCATGGTTTTCCTAAACTAACAGCAGGGCAGGAAGTATGGACAAAGCTTGGTGGAGCATTATCAGCCGTGGGTATAAACTTTGCTCCTGCTTTTATGGGTTTTATGGCAGCTATCTCTGAATTTGGAGGTGGTTTATTGCTAGTGCTGGGGCTATTTACGCGCCCTGCGTGCTTATTTTTGTTAAGCACAATGGTTGTAGCCACGCTAATGCATGTAAAAAATGGTGATCCATTTATAAAGTACTCTCATGCCCTTGAGTCAGCTATCCTTTTTTTCAGTCTTTTGTTTATTGGTCCTGGTAAAATTTCATTAGATGAGAAATTATTTAAAAACAAAGAAAATACCTAA
- a CDS encoding ISKra4 family transposase — MVKRKIESSDNWRALFYGFLDTRLDKIEEEYSMEDLGEISKAVFEERAEILGQLILGFIERKFGHLLNQQSCDCPECGKGMQRQGKQSKTIQTLAGQFELTRPYFYCRACRLGYYPLDEALGLSESSKQYDVQDVEAWLSSETAYETASETYERITGVKLSEHHMHETTNAIGQEVGILDVCPPREEIDKQIENLSVDKFRRPIMMLALDGAHGPMRPEPSPHPRKGKRGKGEYKEIKGFRLYLIDGQTIIHLISWHQVCADHELAEYLVKIKEAGLIPHEKIRLGIIGDGAPWIWNRCKEIFPSAKEILDYYHCSEYVHGVANAHYGKETRESLQWCEATLTRIYYGYHEEVLGGLGKMKARTQDIQDKIDKFYTYLTNHCEKMDYSSAKRGGYHIGSGAIESANKFISHTRLKRSGAWWYIQNANNILKIRCAKYNGTYDKVIEKYKRDDQERIKNKKFKRSLRIVK; from the coding sequence GTGGTGAAAAGAAAGATAGAGTCATCCGATAACTGGAGAGCTTTATTTTATGGTTTTTTAGACACCCGATTGGATAAGATTGAGGAAGAGTACTCAATGGAAGATTTAGGAGAAATCTCAAAAGCTGTTTTCGAAGAGAGAGCGGAGATATTAGGACAACTGATTCTTGGGTTCATAGAGAGGAAATTTGGACATTTATTGAATCAGCAAAGCTGCGATTGCCCCGAATGCGGCAAGGGTATGCAAAGACAAGGAAAACAATCCAAGACTATCCAAACCCTTGCCGGACAATTTGAATTAACCAGGCCTTATTTTTATTGCAGAGCGTGTCGTTTAGGATACTATCCTTTAGACGAAGCCCTTGGATTGTCTGAATCATCGAAGCAATATGATGTGCAAGATGTGGAAGCCTGGTTGTCAAGCGAAACGGCCTATGAGACGGCCAGCGAAACCTACGAGAGAATAACCGGAGTAAAGCTGAGTGAACATCATATGCATGAGACCACGAATGCCATTGGTCAAGAAGTGGGAATTTTGGATGTCTGCCCGCCCAGGGAAGAGATTGATAAGCAGATAGAAAACCTCTCAGTGGATAAGTTTCGTCGTCCCATTATGATGCTTGCCCTGGATGGAGCCCACGGGCCGATGCGTCCCGAGCCAAGTCCTCACCCCCGTAAAGGGAAAAGAGGCAAGGGAGAATACAAAGAGATTAAAGGTTTTAGACTGTATCTCATCGATGGTCAAACTATTATTCATTTAATTAGCTGGCACCAGGTTTGTGCAGATCACGAATTAGCAGAATACTTGGTTAAGATCAAAGAAGCCGGGCTTATTCCCCACGAGAAGATACGCCTGGGAATTATAGGAGACGGTGCTCCCTGGATCTGGAACCGATGTAAAGAAATATTTCCCTCGGCAAAAGAGATTCTCGACTATTACCATTGCTCGGAGTATGTCCATGGTGTAGCCAATGCCCATTACGGAAAAGAGACAAGAGAGTCTCTACAGTGGTGTGAGGCGACTCTGACAAGAATATATTATGGTTACCATGAAGAGGTGCTTGGCGGTCTTGGAAAGATGAAAGCCCGAACTCAAGATATTCAAGATAAAATTGACAAGTTTTATACCTATCTCACAAATCATTGTGAAAAGATGGATTACAGTTCCGCCAAGCGTGGAGGATATCACATTGGCAGCGGTGCTATTGAAAGCGCCAATAAATTCATTAGCCATACAAGGCTTAAACGATCAGGAGCTTGGTGGTATATCCAAAACGCTAATAACATACTCAAGATCAGATGCGCGAAATATAACGGTACTTACGATAAAGTTATCGAAAAATACAAAAGGGACGACCAGGAAAGAATTAAAAATAAAAAATTTAAGAGAAGTCTTCGAATTGTTAAATAA
- a CDS encoding DUF5677 domain-containing protein has protein sequence MARKNGKRKKRQSKKGNFTSIAKHKRSGNVLGTVASDLNMKIIEWERDLMPEHLWLDLLADEYKKLQWHDIYNEFLDKIDSVLDEERKTPFLGLISDFGILTENEKNKFLELHKDFAYKFFFLPIGKCLSFYPENPASWLVLDEWKDKESIDFVTELNKLSRSLLRLKKAKDLYAGNLRAVPLNRLFKHNKLFLKAGVCDDLASLLSKYPVNCSEYEQYRVQQFARNSINQLFMITDRYKSRSWPKYFWRHNLNLVVCRPIEGSLRKGDINKDEEIKELQGRFWENCIILMKYVDKIGMQYRYDLYNPIPNEIKLGLFSRIVRLYISFISNPFLWTRDLAGIMLRCIGETTIIFFYLVNKGSEEEIKAFENYSLGKEKILMLHMQDTLQEKRTLEGESIEDISNELGGDFVAEMQKIDLKGWTKKNIRDLSLEVGLENIYRWVVDPTSAEIHGSWSSIKKSNLVLCAQILHRFHRVPKFYEPPIFLVPIYVATRIYWEHSRFFVKYNKRS, from the coding sequence ATGGCAAGAAAAAATGGTAAAAGAAAAAAAAGACAATCCAAAAAAGGAAATTTTACATCAATTGCAAAACACAAACGTTCAGGTAACGTACTAGGTACTGTAGCCTCAGATTTAAACATGAAGATAATCGAGTGGGAACGAGATCTAATGCCTGAACATTTATGGCTCGATCTTCTTGCAGATGAATACAAAAAACTACAATGGCATGATATCTATAATGAATTCCTCGACAAAATAGATTCCGTTCTCGATGAAGAGCGTAAAACTCCTTTCTTAGGACTTATTTCAGACTTTGGTATTTTGACAGAAAATGAAAAGAATAAATTTCTTGAACTTCACAAAGATTTCGCTTACAAGTTCTTTTTTTTACCAATCGGTAAATGCCTATCCTTTTATCCAGAAAATCCAGCAAGTTGGCTTGTACTTGATGAATGGAAAGACAAAGAGTCAATCGATTTTGTAACTGAACTGAATAAATTATCAAGATCTCTTTTGCGCCTCAAGAAAGCAAAAGACCTATATGCTGGTAACTTAAGAGCAGTTCCATTAAATCGATTATTTAAACATAATAAATTATTTCTTAAGGCCGGTGTATGTGACGATTTAGCATCTTTACTGTCTAAATATCCAGTTAATTGTTCTGAATATGAACAATACCGCGTTCAGCAGTTTGCAAGAAATTCAATAAATCAATTATTTATGATTACTGATCGCTATAAATCAAGAAGTTGGCCGAAATATTTTTGGCGTCACAATCTGAACTTGGTTGTCTGTCGTCCCATTGAGGGTTCATTGAGGAAAGGTGACATCAATAAGGACGAAGAAATAAAAGAATTGCAAGGTCGCTTCTGGGAAAACTGTATCATTCTAATGAAGTATGTCGATAAAATAGGAATGCAATATCGCTATGACCTTTACAACCCTATTCCAAATGAAATTAAACTTGGTTTATTTTCACGTATAGTAAGGTTATACATTTCATTCATCTCGAATCCTTTTCTTTGGACGCGAGATCTAGCCGGAATCATGTTACGTTGCATTGGAGAAACGACCATAATATTTTTTTACTTGGTCAATAAAGGATCAGAGGAAGAGATCAAAGCATTTGAAAATTATTCGTTAGGTAAAGAAAAAATATTAATGCTCCATATGCAAGATACTCTTCAAGAAAAACGAACGTTAGAGGGAGAATCTATAGAGGATATATCTAACGAACTTGGAGGAGACTTTGTTGCAGAAATGCAAAAAATTGACCTTAAGGGATGGACGAAGAAAAATATAAGAGATCTCTCACTAGAAGTTGGTTTGGAAAATATATACAGGTGGGTGGTTGACCCCACAAGTGCAGAAATACATGGATCGTGGTCGAGTATAAAAAAATCAAATCTTGTTTTATGTGCGCAAATTCTTCACAGATTTCATCGTGTACCAAAGTTCTATGAACCACCTATTTTTTTAGTACCAATTTATGTCGCCACACGAATTTATTGGGAGCATTCCCGATTTTTTGTAAAATATAATAAAAGATCTTGA
- a CDS encoding DUF4338 domain-containing protein: protein MGKPPEGRRLVIRGREISEADIAVVRGLIEHYGNRGRVYISIKLSEHWQWKQANGHLKDRACRSILQSLSERGLIQLPASKRAPSCKNERPLEHVRLDTTEIKGNIKVFLPLKIKSVTDKESGRIWKYVNRRYHYLGYRVLVGQNIRYLIYSSDRLVAALGWQSAVERLYCRDIIIGWNVQERRKALDKVLNNSRFLIMPWVEVKNIASHILSRVVRQLQKDWVEKYGTRLLFLETFIDPSKFSGTCYQAANWVKIGNTKGYRKKQKGFIYHGNSKEVYFYVLDPQGRQKIKQDKTEPLLTRKYLLSNRPYSNLPLERRSSMIVRPPDWSPEVEPGVELSASDIGKLATELEKYHALFEEGFRRKEQKDLSLCYLQGLLSKLDRKSIEPIALRLRGKDTVRSLQRFMGEYKWDGEFIASRHKEELSKLLSEADGVLSVDSSEVVKKGKESVGVARQYCGRLGKIENCQSGVYVAYTSTKGYGLIDRRLYVPEKWFDPEYKERRERCKVPKNLVFKKKPELAVEMIAELSKSGLFPFRWITCDSTQGIGSDLECRICLTSRSIRLILCTMARPWRIQYEGAIYHVMSRGVGGGEIFLTNDDYSRFLEYMASAREKFNLDLFAFVLMANHYHILLRTNDANLSRAMQWIQTAYSIYYNRNHNRCGHLFQGRYKSVLVENESYWHILSLYIHLNPIRAGMVEKLEEYNWSSYHDYVNVRKRNKWVNSEAVLEGICSDKQESRREYRKLIRKASGRENDFKEKGIYHLKPEM from the coding sequence ATGGGTAAGCCACCTGAAGGCCGCAGGCTTGTCATTCGAGGCCGGGAAATAAGCGAAGCGGATATAGCCGTTGTACGTGGTTTGATAGAGCACTATGGCAACCGAGGCCGGGTATATATCTCTATCAAGTTGTCAGAACATTGGCAATGGAAACAAGCTAACGGACATCTAAAAGATCGTGCATGCCGTAGTATACTGCAATCGTTGTCCGAGAGAGGGCTTATCCAACTGCCTGCTTCCAAAAGGGCACCATCATGCAAAAACGAACGTCCGTTAGAACATGTGAGGTTGGATACCACAGAAATCAAGGGAAACATAAAGGTGTTTCTTCCGTTAAAGATAAAGAGCGTAACGGATAAAGAAAGTGGCCGCATATGGAAGTACGTCAATAGAAGATATCACTATTTGGGCTATCGAGTATTAGTAGGGCAGAACATAAGGTATTTAATATACAGCTCTGATCGATTAGTGGCGGCACTGGGCTGGCAATCCGCAGTAGAGCGGTTATATTGCAGGGACATTATCATAGGCTGGAATGTGCAGGAGCGCAGAAAGGCTTTAGACAAAGTACTAAACAATAGTCGCTTTCTGATCATGCCATGGGTAGAGGTAAAAAATATTGCATCACATATTTTATCACGAGTTGTCCGACAATTGCAGAAAGATTGGGTAGAGAAGTATGGCACCCGATTATTATTTCTGGAAACATTTATCGATCCATCAAAATTTTCAGGAACGTGTTATCAGGCAGCTAACTGGGTAAAAATTGGCAACACGAAGGGCTATCGTAAAAAGCAGAAAGGATTTATATACCATGGAAACAGCAAGGAGGTTTATTTTTATGTATTAGATCCACAAGGCAGACAAAAGATTAAACAAGACAAAACAGAACCATTACTTACCCGAAAGTATCTCCTTTCAAACAGACCTTACAGCAATCTGCCATTGGAAAGGAGAAGCAGTATGATAGTACGTCCCCCGGACTGGAGTCCTGAAGTAGAACCCGGAGTTGAATTGAGTGCAAGCGATATCGGAAAGCTTGCAACAGAGTTGGAGAAGTATCACGCATTGTTTGAGGAGGGATTCAGACGGAAAGAGCAGAAAGATTTGAGCTTGTGCTATTTGCAGGGTTTATTAAGTAAGCTTGATCGTAAATCGATAGAGCCAATAGCACTTCGACTCCGAGGTAAAGATACAGTACGAAGCTTGCAACGGTTCATGGGAGAGTACAAGTGGGATGGAGAGTTTATCGCTTCACGGCACAAAGAGGAGCTCTCAAAACTATTGTCCGAAGCTGATGGAGTACTCAGTGTTGATAGTAGCGAAGTGGTGAAAAAAGGAAAGGAATCGGTGGGAGTAGCTCGCCAATATTGTGGCCGTCTTGGTAAAATAGAAAATTGTCAGTCTGGAGTGTATGTGGCATATACGAGTACGAAGGGGTATGGATTGATAGACCGCCGGCTGTATGTGCCTGAAAAGTGGTTTGACCCTGAGTATAAAGAGAGACGTGAAAGATGCAAAGTGCCTAAAAATTTGGTATTCAAGAAGAAACCGGAACTTGCCGTTGAGATGATTGCTGAATTGAGTAAGAGCGGGCTGTTCCCATTTCGTTGGATAACGTGTGATAGTACACAGGGAATAGGGTCAGACCTTGAATGTAGAATATGTTTGACAAGCAGGAGTATTAGATTAATATTATGCACTATGGCACGGCCCTGGAGAATACAATATGAAGGTGCAATTTATCACGTCATGTCGAGAGGAGTAGGCGGAGGAGAGATTTTTCTTACCAATGACGATTATTCAAGATTTTTGGAATATATGGCAAGCGCCAGAGAAAAGTTTAATTTAGATCTATTTGCATTTGTCTTGATGGCTAATCATTACCATATTCTTTTAAGAACGAATGATGCAAATCTTTCAAGGGCCATGCAATGGATACAGACCGCCTATAGCATTTATTACAATCGCAATCATAATCGCTGTGGACATCTTTTTCAGGGAAGATATAAGAGCGTTCTTGTCGAAAATGAATCTTACTGGCACATTTTAAGTTTATATATACATTTGAATCCCATACGAGCCGGCATGGTTGAAAAGCTGGAAGAGTATAATTGGAGCAGTTATCATGATTATGTTAACGTCAGGAAAAGAAATAAGTGGGTAAACAGCGAAGCTGTTTTAGAGGGGATATGTAGTGACAAACAAGAATCCAGGAGGGAATATAGAAAATTGATCCGGAAAGCATCCGGTAGAGAAAATGACTTTAAAGAAAAAGGCATATACCATTTGAAGCCAGAGATGTAA
- a CDS encoding IS1634 family transposase — protein sequence MVESYWDKAKKQPRQRRTYIGPKRNANKGKTKQIHSSLVSKGYGNVFLLRFLSDKLGLTEILKSLFPGNYQEILALAFYEIIEASALYLFPYWLDEHNLPRVKKMYSPEISKLCDILGRSQTQRVEFVQKWIEHLKPISGIFYDITSISSYSTNVDFIEWGYNRDKENLPQLNMGVTFCHNHSLPIYYNLYPGSIVDVTTLKNCVEYLKVFNLKDILFVLDRGFFSKANVLEMNNSKSKVSFVQPLPFSLKKVKTLIKKNKRLLSDLSSAFKFNEEILHYQQSHFEFDGNKFDAHMFFNEKSEVEQKHRFFSVLFEYEETFKDKKFKALKEYLKYRKLNIPEKYREYFKWNKTTLRIEKNVKKVKSFLYKMGSFVLLTNRQQMDKVEVLNLYRQKDQVEKMFDIFKNEMNGDRLRAHSQYNTDGRLFIKFVALIIYAEASRVMKKKKLFNKYTVKELFAELKKLKITHIEKNDPILSELSKRQKIIFDAFGIQEETLHSY from the coding sequence GTGGTAGAAAGTTACTGGGATAAAGCAAAAAAGCAACCACGTCAACGAAGAACTTATATCGGTCCAAAACGGAACGCTAATAAGGGAAAAACCAAGCAAATCCATTCCAGCTTGGTCTCAAAAGGATACGGTAATGTCTTTTTGCTAAGATTTTTATCAGACAAGCTTGGATTGACGGAGATTTTAAAATCTCTCTTTCCTGGCAACTACCAAGAGATATTAGCATTAGCATTTTATGAAATTATTGAGGCCTCGGCCTTGTATCTTTTTCCTTATTGGCTTGATGAACATAATTTGCCAAGAGTCAAAAAGATGTATTCTCCTGAGATATCAAAGCTGTGTGATATTTTGGGAAGATCGCAAACACAAAGGGTAGAGTTTGTTCAAAAATGGATAGAACATTTAAAACCCATCAGCGGGATATTTTACGATATAACTTCTATTTCCAGCTACTCTACAAACGTTGATTTTATAGAATGGGGCTATAATCGTGATAAAGAAAATCTGCCTCAATTAAATATGGGAGTAACATTTTGTCACAATCACTCTTTGCCCATTTATTACAATTTATACCCTGGAAGCATTGTAGATGTTACCACCTTAAAGAACTGCGTTGAGTATTTAAAAGTGTTCAATCTAAAAGATATTTTATTTGTGCTTGATAGAGGTTTCTTTAGCAAAGCAAATGTATTGGAAATGAATAACAGTAAAAGCAAAGTGTCGTTCGTACAGCCACTACCTTTTAGCTTAAAAAAAGTAAAGACTTTAATAAAAAAGAATAAACGATTGTTGTCAGATCTTTCAAGCGCCTTTAAATTCAACGAAGAGATACTGCATTACCAACAAAGCCATTTTGAATTTGATGGAAATAAATTTGACGCACATATGTTTTTCAATGAAAAATCTGAAGTAGAACAGAAACACCGTTTTTTCTCAGTATTATTCGAATATGAAGAGACGTTTAAGGATAAAAAATTTAAAGCGCTTAAGGAATACCTGAAATATAGGAAATTAAATATTCCCGAAAAGTATAGAGAGTATTTCAAATGGAATAAAACGACATTGCGGATAGAAAAAAATGTAAAAAAGGTGAAATCATTTCTTTATAAAATGGGGAGTTTTGTGTTACTAACAAACAGACAACAAATGGATAAAGTTGAAGTATTAAATCTTTATCGCCAAAAAGATCAGGTTGAAAAAATGTTTGATATATTCAAAAATGAAATGAATGGAGATAGGTTGCGAGCACATAGTCAATATAATACCGACGGCCGCTTATTTATAAAATTTGTTGCGTTAATTATCTATGCGGAAGCATCAAGAGTTATGAAGAAAAAAAAGTTATTTAACAAATACACGGTAAAAGAATTATTTGCCGAACTCAAGAAATTAAAGATTACTCATATAGAGAAAAACGATCCAATTCTCAGCGAATTATCTAAAAGGCAGAAAATTATTTTTGATGCTTTTGGCATTCAGGAAGAAACATTACATAGTTATTAA
- a CDS encoding DsbA family protein, whose translation MNNETSKNNPLLCDPETGICEIPSNEAKDSTAKIVQSTEKRVRVVYFTDPICSACWGIEPQLRKLKLEYGQHIDIEYRMGGLLPDWNYNSGGISKPSDVAQHWDEVSIHYDMPIDGDVWFEDPLNSSYPPSIAFKAAQLQDENKAFLFMREIREMVFLKKKNIAKWEHLATAAKNVGLNVEQLKTDYEGKAKTLFEEDLRIAREFGVRGFPTIFFLDNAGNKEIVYGSKPYAFYETAILKLNSTITKSEYSKNWETLFSKYHSLTAKEFSELSGTPRNESENLLNGLSDNGTLEKLTTKNGAIWKRKNTSR comes from the coding sequence ATGAATAACGAAACATCAAAAAACAATCCGCTTCTATGCGACCCTGAAACGGGAATTTGCGAAATTCCAAGCAATGAAGCAAAAGATTCAACCGCTAAAATTGTTCAATCTACCGAGAAACGAGTACGGGTGGTTTACTTTACCGACCCAATTTGTTCAGCTTGTTGGGGTATTGAGCCACAATTGAGAAAACTGAAATTAGAATATGGACAACATATTGACATTGAATACAGAATGGGCGGCTTGTTGCCCGATTGGAATTACAATAGTGGCGGAATTAGCAAACCATCAGATGTAGCTCAACATTGGGACGAAGTGAGTATTCACTATGATATGCCCATAGATGGTGATGTATGGTTTGAAGACCCGCTCAATTCGTCTTATCCACCTTCTATCGCTTTTAAGGCAGCACAATTACAAGACGAAAACAAAGCCTTCTTGTTTATGAGAGAAATTCGTGAAATGGTGTTTTTGAAGAAGAAAAATATTGCCAAATGGGAGCATTTGGCAACTGCTGCTAAAAATGTAGGACTTAATGTTGAGCAATTGAAAACTGATTATGAAGGAAAGGCAAAAACACTATTTGAAGAAGATTTAAGAATAGCCAGAGAATTCGGTGTAAGAGGATTTCCAACTATTTTCTTTCTAGATAATGCTGGTAATAAAGAGATAGTTTATGGATCAAAACCTTATGCTTTTTACGAAACAGCCATTTTAAAACTTAATTCTACTATTACGAAAAGTGAATACAGTAAAAATTGGGAAACACTCTTCTCAAAATATCATTCGCTCACAGCAAAAGAGTTTTCTGAACTTTCAGGAACACCAAGAAACGAAAGTGAAAATTTATTGAATGGGCTTTCCGACAATGGAACATTGGAAAAATTGACAACAAAGAATGGAGCAATTTGGAAACGAAAGAATACCAGCCGCTAA